Proteins from a genomic interval of Capsicum annuum cultivar UCD-10X-F1 unplaced genomic scaffold, UCD10Xv1.1 ctg70054, whole genome shotgun sequence:
- the LOC124894119 gene encoding E3 ubiquitin-protein ligase RNF13-like, translating to MPCSHHFHLACIDKWLGINGSCPTCRYKMPVKGKRESKDEESSNDGDIEIEGDRVMFVFHVILRRYENFGPYITAIYVSDLEVHRHSNAVLIGDGDSDHFEAREGDQSDQSEARDGEEFEVGGDISEARDMITDNN from the coding sequence GTAGCCATCATTTTCATTTGGCTTGTATTGATAAGTGGTTGGGAATAAATGGATCGTGTCCGACTTGTAGGTATAAGATGCCAGTGAAGGGAAAGAGGGAGAGCAAAGATGAAGAAAGCAGTAATGATGGTGATATCGAGATAGAGGGAGATAGAGTCATGTTTGTTTTTCATGTTATCCTTAGAAGATATGAAAATTTTGGGCCATATATAACAGCGATATACGTATCAGACTTGGAAGTGCATAGACATTCCAATGCTGTGTTGATAGGTGATGGAGATAGCGATCACTTCGAAGCTAGAGAAGGCGATCAATCCGATCAATCTGAAGCTAGAGATGGTGAAGAATTCGAAGTTGGAGGCGATATATCTGAAGCTCGAGATATGATAACCGACaataattaa